CCGCTGCTCCTCGCGCTCTCCGTCACTCCATCCCCGGACAACCGAAGGCTTGCTCCCGAAACCCCCGAAAAACCCATGGCGAACCGTAAGCACAACGCAAGCGACCAGCTTGAAACGCCTGTCTATTCAAGCGTACCAAAGTCCGCTTTGCAAGAGGCGTCCGTTATTTGAAAACATACCATAATAACAGTCAGTTAGCCCATGATGTCGACAGGTGGCTGCGGATGAGGTCTCGTGTCGGAGTGTGGCGAAATTTACGAAAACAGTTGTTTGTGAAGGTGCCGCCGACGTCGACTCCGACCATGTATCGACCTCGGAAATCACTCATAAGTGGCTGATATATATTGGTTGTTTGGCAAATCCTTGGAACAAGTTAACCCTGAAGCGCTGTGGACTGCTTTCCATCGGAGAAGCGTCTCTACGTGTACAGGTTCAACTGACCCCCAGGTAAGGAACAACTAAAGGGGAAGGTGCCCAACTGTAATGGCCGAGCCGTTTCGATTCAAGCAATCGGCCGGGTCGTCAAGAACGGCGCTTTAACCTCGCTGGTTGGAGGTGCTATATTTGGCCAGCCAAATGTCCTGGAACTGGTCGACGAAGACGACGGAGTAGATGGTTGGCTACGACCCTGGAGGCTCGGCAGGAAACAGTCGGATTCGTCCTGCCCGAGCCCGCCGCAACCCTCGATCTCATGATGGACGACGGCGCGCCGATACGCATCGTGCGTCATGGCGCCCCGTCCGGGCCGCGTGTCGTGCTGAGCCACGGAGCCGGCTTTGCGAGCGATTCCTACTTCCCGTTCTGGCGGCTGATGCTGGAGCGTTTCGACCTTGCCCTGTTCGATTTTCGCAACTGCGGGCGAAACCCGTTCCACGCGGGGGAGACGCACCACTATCCTCAATTCGCGCGCGACAGCACGGCGGTGCATTGCGCGATCGCCGGGGAATGGGGCGAGAAGACCACTATCGGCGTCTTTCACTCCATGTCCGCGATCACGGCCCTGCTCGCGGTCGTCGAAGGCGTCTGGCACTGGGATGCGCTGGTGCTGTTCGACCCGCCGATGGTGCCGCCGGAAGGCAGTCCGCTGCGCGGCCCGAGGATTACCGCGGGCGAGGTGCAGCGCGACGCCAACCTGATCCGCCAGAACCGGTTCCGGAATCCCGAGGAACTGGCTGAGGTATTCCGTTACCTGAACCAGTTCCGGCGCCTGCGGAAGGGGGTGGCGGAACTCAACGCACGCTCAGTGATGCGCTTCGATCCCGCATGCGGAGATTGGCTGCTCTGTTGCCCCGGCCCGGTCGAAGCCGGTCTCTATACCGACGTCACCGAGCTGCCGATCTGGCGGAAGCCCGGCCCGCCGGCGCGCCCGCTCCTGATCGTCGGCTCCGACCCGGAGCCCGAGGACGCAGCGAAGACCGCGTCCTGCTGCAAGCTGTTCTGCGAGACGTTCGGCATCGATTACGCCGTCGTGCCCGATACCAGCCACCTCCTGCAGCTCGAGGAACCTGAACAGTGCTTCGCTCTGTTCAGCCGCTTCCTCGCCGACAACGGGATCGGCGCATGACGGGCCGCGATGACGCCAAGGCCGTTCGTCATCGACCTTACCAATGCCCGGGAAGGATCTCGGCCATCGCGAAGGCATGAGGTTTGTGTCCGGCATAACGATAACGGCGCTCTTGCACACTAACATTTACGGAATTAGCTAAGCCCCTGACGGCCTTGACCCGTTGCGTGGGTTTTTCGCGTACTCCCGCTCTCACCCGAAATCCCGCGAGAACGCCTGGCGCTGCTCGGTGTTTCCGAGCATGATCAGTTCGCTGCCCTTGTGGAGGGAGGTGGAGGGCGGTGGGTTGGTGACGACGACGCCGTTCTGCTGCACGCCGACGACGGTGAGCCCGGTGCGCTCGGCCACGGCGGCGGCGCCCAGGTCCCGGCCGACGAGACGGGGCGGCGCGGGAACGACGAACAGTTCCACGCCTTCGCCGATGACCAACAGTTCCTGTCCGTGGAGTTGGGCGAAGATGTCCTCCACGCCCTGGGAGGTGTAGCTCAGGGCGAAGTCGGCGCCGGCCCGGTATATGGCCTCGAGGTTGCGCGGGTGCGTGAGGCGGCTGAGGATGAGGACCTCGGGATTGAGGCGCCGGCAAAAGACCGCCAGGTAGATGTTCGTGGCGTCGTCGCTGCTGGACAGCACTACCGCGGGCGTATCGTTCAGACCGGCCTCCATCAGCAGGTCCCGGTCGGCGGCGTCGCCGATGAAGAGCCGGCTGGGAATCTCGCCGATGCGCGCCCGCAGGGCCTCGTTGCGCTCGATGAGGTGCACGTCCACGTCCTTGCGCCGGATGGCCCGGGAGGTGGCGCGTCCGACCTTGCCGCCGCCGATCACCAGCACCGGGTGGTAGTTGATGTCGTAGATGACCAGCAGCAGGTTCAGCTCCAGGATCTGCTGCTCGGTGCCCGCCACCATGAGCAGGCTGGCATGGGACAGGTACGTGTCGGGCCGCGCCGGCAGGAGCTTGCCGCGCTCCCAGACGCTGACGATCTCCACGCCGGTGGCTTCGCGGATCTGCGTTTCACGGATGGTGCGGCCGGCGAACGGGGTGTTGTGCACGGCGAACTCGGCGATGCGCAGGTTGCGGATGCCGCCGATGACGTGCACCTCGGCGTGGCCGGCGTTGACGCGGTTGGCCAGGCGTGCCGCAAGCTGCTGGTGCAGCGGCAGCACGTGGCTGCAGCCGCTCAGTTCCAGCACGTCGATGGAGTCCTCCGCTTCCGCCGTGGCGACGATGGGAACGCTGGGGGCCACGTCCCGGGCGGTGATGGTGATGTTGGTGTTCACCGCGTCGCCCAGGTTGGCGAGAATGAGGCGCGCGCGTGGCGCCCGCAGGCTTATGTAGGTCTCCCGGCTGTCGACGTCGCCGGTGATGACCGACAGGCCCTCGCGATGCTTGCGCGCGGCCTCGGCGGGGTCCGGCTCGATGAGTTGGTAGGCGATATCGTACAACGCCAGCCGCTCGATGAGACCGATGGCGAGCGCGTCGTAGCCGCAGATGATGACGTGCCCCGCCAGGTCCTCCGGCACCTGGCGCGGCGCGCGGCCGCGTATCTGGGCTTCCAGCCAAGGCCCGTAGAATGAACGGATCAGTGTGAACGGCAGCAGGATCAGCAGCAGGATGATGCCCGACAAGAGGACCAGGATGCTGAAGATTTTCCCGACGTCGCTGTGGAAGACGATGTCGCCGAACCCCAGGGTGCTCATGACGGTCAGGGTCCAGTAGAAACCGGTGATCCAGGAGTAGTCCCTGCCTTCCAGGCCGACCATGATGACGTGGAAGAGGATGGTATAGACGACGATGGTGCCGACGAGTATTGCCAGAAACTTGAGCAGCACGCCCAGGTTGCGGCGGGTTTCCGGTGCCTCCAGGAAGGAGTAGATGAGGCTGACCAGGACTTTCACGACAAGGCCTTGTGATCGCGAAGTGTTTCAGGACTCCTCTTGCACATGAGGAAGGCGGACGCGCTTCAGCCTTCCGCCAACCAGCGCCCGATGCCCACGAGCTCCCAGTCCTTGCGGTAGTAGCCGAGGAGCTGTACCCCCAGCGGCATGGCGTCGAGCGCCAGCAGCGGCAGGTTCAGGGTGGGAACGCCCACCACCGAAGAGAGCTCGCCGTAGATCGAGTTGCCCACCGGCATTCCCACCGGCGCGGCGTCCACCGAGTTGAGGGTGACGAATGCGTCGGCGCGGCCCGCCATGGCCTCCCACTGCCGGCGGAAGTCCCGGCACCAGTCCAGCGCTCCGGCGTAGTCCGCGGAGGTCAGTCCCCGGCCCACCTCCACCCGTTCCAGCACCCGCTCGCTCAAGAGCTCCGGGCAGCGGTCGGCATACAGCGCCAGCGGGTAGCGCCCCTCGTAGGTGAGCATCAGCAGGATGACCTCCGGCAGCTCCCGGAGCTTGTGCTCGACGGCTTCCACCTCCGGGTCGTCGGCGCGGCCCGCCACCGCCACCCCCCTGGAGCGCAGCTCTTCGACGTATCCTTCGAAGACCGCCTTGGTTTCATCCAGGGTCGCGTCCCATCCGGCGGTCTCGAGCCGCACCACGCGCCGGGGCTTGCTCGCGGGCGGCAGCGAGGGCTCGCCGTTGAGGCTCGGATGGCCGGGGTCCCCGCCGGCGGTGTGCGAGATGTACCAGGCCGTGCCCCACATGTCCTCCAGGCTGCCGGCGAGGATACCCAGGTGGGCCAGGCTCGGCGCCGAGGGAAATCCCCCCAAGGTGTTGAGGGCGCCGTAGGAGGCCTTAATGGCGTAGGTGCCGCAGTAGGCCGCCGGCCGCAGCACCGAGCCGCGCACCTGCGTGCCCGTGGCCGCCGGCACCATGCGCGCGCCCACCGCGGCGGCGCTGCCGCTGGAGGAGCCCCCGGGGGTGCGCGACACGTCCCAGGGGTTGCGCGTCGGACCGGGCGCGGCGAAGGCGAACTCCGTGGTCACGGTCTTGCCCAGGATGAGCGCGCCGCCCTTGCGCAGGGCGTGGACCGCGGCGCCGTCCCAGCCGGACTGCCAGCCCTCCAGCACCGGGCTGCCCACCTCCATGGGCATGTCCTCGGTCTCGTGCACGTCCTTGATGGCCATGGGCATGCCGTCCACCGCGGACAGGGGCCGTCCCTCCTTGTAGCGCGCCGTGGCCGCGTCCGCCGCCTCGCGCGCGCCCTCCACGTTCATGCGCACGAAGGCTTTGACTTCCGGCTCCAGCGCTTCGATGGTTTCCAGGCAGCGCTCCAGATACGCACGGGGGGTGTCGCTGCCGTCGAGAAACGCAGGGACCGCGGCGGCGTAGCACAACAGGTTGGCGGTCTTGGGGTCGTAGGGAACTTTGCGTCCAGCCATGGGGTCCTTTCAGGGTTGCCGGGCAGCGGAGGAGTTTGCTCGCGAACAGCTTGGTGCGTCGCCTTGCCCCGGAACGCGTCGAACCTTGGCATTATAGACAACAAAATGCCAAGAAAAAAAGATGAATATGGAAAGCACCAAAGCCCCGAATCGAATGACGATTCGAACGCTCCGGGTGCTCGCCGGAGTGTGGATCCTGGTGGCGGCCTGCGGCGCGCCGGCCGCGGCGGCGGAACGCCTGCTCGTGTTCGCGGCGGGCAGCCTCCAGGGTGCGGTGGACGAGGTGGCGCGGGCCTACGAGCGGGCGGGCGGGGCGCGGGTGGCGGTGTCCTATGCGGCGAGTTCCGTCCTGGCGCGGCAGATCGAGCAGGGCGCCGCGGCGGACGTCTACATCTCGGCCAGTCCCAAGTGGATGGACCGGCTGGAGCGCGGGCGCTGGCTGCGCCCGGGGACCCGCGGCAACCTCCTCGGCAACCGGCTGGTGCTGGTGGCGCCGGCGGACCGCGCCGCCCCGGTGACGATCCATACCGGCTTCCCCCTGGCGCGCATCCTCGACGGCGGGCGGCTGGCCATGGGCGATCCGTCCTACGTCCCCGCGGGGGTCTACGCCAAGGCGGCGCTGAAGACCTTCGGCGTCTGGCGGACCGTGGCGGACCGGCTCGCCGGCACCCCGGACGTGCGCCGGGCGCTGGCGCTGGTGGCGCGGGGCGAGGCGCCCTACGGCATCGTCTACGCCACCGACGCACAGGCGGATCCGAGAGTCGCGGTGGTGGGGGTCTTCCCCGAGCACTCCCATCCGTCCATCGACTATTCAGCGGCCATCCCCGCCGCCAGCATCCACCCCGAGGCGGAACGTCTCCTGGGTTTCCTGTGGTCGCCCAAGGCTGGAGCGGCATTCGCGGCCCACGGCTTCGCGGTGCGGGAGCCCTAGCGCCCTCATGTGGTCCCTGAGCCCAGCGGAAGTCGAGGCGCTCGGCCTGAGCGTGCGCGTCGCCGCCTGGAGCACGGCGGCGGGCCTTCCACTGGCGGTGGCGGCGGCCCACGTGCTGGCGCGCCGCGACTTCTGGGGCAAGGAGGTCCTGAACGCCCTGCTGCACATGCCGCTGGTGCTGCCGCCGGTGGTGACCGGGTACCTGCTGCTCCTGCTGCTGGGGCGACGGGGCTTTGTGGGCGCGTGGCTCGAGCAGACTTTCGGTCTGGTGTTCGCCTTTCGCTGGACCGGCGCGGTGGTGGCCGCGGCGGTGGTGGCCTTCCCCTTGATGGTGCGGCCCATCCGCCTCAGCCTGGAGGCCGTCGACCCGCGCCTGGAGGCCGCCGCCAAAACCCTTGGGGCCAACCGCTTCTGGGCTTGGCTAACGGTGACGCTGCCCTTGAGCCTGCCGGGGATCGTGGTGGGCGCCATCCTCGGCTTCACCCGGAGCCTCGGGGAGTTCGGCGCCACGGTCACGTTCGTGTCGAACATCCCCGGCGAGACCCAGACCCTGTCCCTGGCGGTCTATTCCGCGCTCCAGGTGCCCGGCGGAGAGCCGGGCGCCATGCGCCTCACCGTCATCATCGTTGTGGTCACCATCGTAGCGCTGGTAGCGTCGGAGATGCTGGGGCGCTACGTCGCGCGCAGGACCCGGGGGTACGCGAGTGCTTGAAGTGGACGTCGAGCGCCGCCTCGGGGACTTCCGCATCGAGGCCCGGTTCCGCAGCGAACGCGGGGTCACGGCCCTGTTCGGCCGCTCCGGCGCCGGCAAGACGTCCATCGTGAACATGGTGAGCGGGCTCCTGAGGCCCGACCGCGGGCGCATCGCGGTGGACGGCCACGTGCTCTTCGACAGCGTCGCGGGCGTCGACCTGCCGCCGTGGAAGCGGCGCCTCGGCTACGTTTTCCAGGAAGGACGCCTGTTCCCCCACTTGACCGTGCGCCGGAACCTGCTCTACGGCCGGCGCTTCGCCCCCGCCGCCGAGCGCTACCTGGCCATGGAGCAGGCGGTCGAGTTGCTGGACCTGGGCGCCCTGCTGAGGCGCCGCCCGTTGTCGCTATCGGGCGGCGAGAAGCAGCGCGTGGCCATGGGGCGGGCGCTCCTGAGCAGCCCGCGGGCGCTCTTGATGGACGAGCCTCTGGCGTCCCTCGACGTGCTCATGAAACGGGAGATCCTGCCCTACATCGAGCGCCTCGACGAGATGGGCATTCCCATCCTCTACGTGAGCCATTCCCTCGACGAGGTGTCGCGGCTGGCGCGCAACCTCGTGCTGGTGTCCGCGGGCCGGGTCACGGCGTCCGGCGAAGTGGACGAGATCCTCAACCGGCTGGACCTGTGGTCGCCGGAGGACGAGACCGAAACCGGCACCATGCTCACCACACGGGTCGCGCGCCACGACGCCGAGGGCGGCATCACGCACCTCGAATTCCGCGGCGGCGAGCTGCGGGTGCCGCTGGCGGACATCCCGGAAGGGGTTGCGGTGCGCGTGTGGATCCGCGCGCGGGACGTGGGCGTGGCCACGGAGCGGCCGCGCGGACTGAGCCTGCGCAACGTGCTCCGGGGGACCCTGGTGGAGATAGGCGAGGGCGGCGCCGGCCCGGTGACGGAGCTGAGGCTGCGTATCGGCGACACCACGCTCACCGCGCTCGTGACCCGGGGGGCGGTGCGCGAGCTGGCGCTGGCGCCCGGCCAGGAGGTCTACGCCCTCATCAAGAGCGCCAACCTCGACCGGCGCCAACTCAGCCTGGTGGCGGCGATGGCCGGGCCGGGGAGCCCGCTTTGAACAGCGCATCTCGAAGCACCTTCTCGTCCCTGCGCAACCGCGACTTCCGGTATTTGTGGGCCGGCACCTGTTTCCTGAGCGGCGGGCTGTGGATCCAGCAGGTGACCCTGGGCTGGGCCACCTACGAGATGACCGGGTCGTCGATCCTGCTGGGGGCGATCAACGGCCTGCGCTTCGTGCCCTTTCTCATCTTCAGCCCGCTGGCCGGGGTGGCCGCGGACCGCACGGACCGGCGCCGGCTCATGATGACCACGCAGTGGTGCATTCTGCTCACGGCCCTGGGCATGGGCCTGGTGGTGAGCCTGGGGCTGCTGGAGGTGTGGCACCTGTTCGCCTTCACGCTGGTGACCGGCGTGGTGTGGTCCTTCAGTGAACCCGTGCGCCAGGCGCTCATCCCCGACGTGGTGCCGCGGGCGGAGCTGATGAACGCCGTGGCCCTCAACTCCGCGGCCTTCAACTTCACCAAGATCATCGGCCCCAGCGTGGGCGGGGTGCTCATCGTCGCGTTCGGGCTGGCGGGGAACTTCTACATCCAGAGCGCAACCTATCTGTTCGTGCTGTGGATGATCTACCGGATGCACGTGCCCGTGCGGATCAGCGAGGCGGCGGGCTCGTCGGTGTTGAGCAACCTGCGCGAGGGCATCCGCTACGTGTGGGCGGAACCGGTGGTGTTCGCGGTCATGGCCACGGCCATGATCCCGCGTCTCTTCGCCATGCCCTACCAGGCGCTCCTGCCCATCTTCCAGAAGGACGTGCTGCAGGTGGGCGCGGACGGCCTGGGTCTCATGATGGCGGCGCCGGGCCTCGGCGCCATGCTGGCCATGCTGAGCGTCGCTCATTTCGCCAGCAGGGTGAGCCGGCCGGGGCTCCTGATGCTCGCGGCGCTGGTGCTGCAAGGGATCTTCCTCGCCCTGTTCGCGCTGGTGCACACGCTGCCGCTGGCGCTGCTGACCCTGGTCATCGTCGGCGGATTCCAGGTGCTGTTCATGTCGGTCTCCAACATGGTGCTGCACATGACCGTGCCGGACCAACTGCGCGGCCGGGTCATGAGCATCTACATGCTCGACCGCGGCATCACCCCGGCCGGAGCCTTGCTCGCCGGCATCAGCGCGCACTTCGTCGGCGCCCCCTACACCGTGATGGGCATGGGCGCCCTCGTGCTCGCGCTGGCCGCCGTGGTGATCCTGTTCCTGCCGAGCCTGCGCAAGGTGCGGGCCTGATCCCGTATCCAGTCCCGTACGGGGGGTGGCGGCCAGGCGAATCCTTGACAACCCGCGGCTTCCGCTGTTTCCTTTGGACAGGATGACGCGACACAACGGCACGTGGGTCGATCTCGACCGGGGCATCGTCAGCCGGGAGATCTTCGTCGACGAGGACATCTATCGCTCCGAGCTGGAGCGGATCTTCGCGCGCGCGTGGCTCTTCGTGGGCCACGAGAGCCAGGTCCCCGAGGCCGGCGACTTCTTCCTTTCGCGCATGGGGGACGAGTCGGTCATTCTGACGCGCGACCCGCAGGGGCGCATCCACGTGCTGCTCAACACCTGCCGGCACCGGGG
This genomic window from Deltaproteobacteria bacterium contains:
- a CDS encoding alpha/beta hydrolase, giving the protein MATTLEARQETVGFVLPEPAATLDLMMDDGAPIRIVRHGAPSGPRVVLSHGAGFASDSYFPFWRLMLERFDLALFDFRNCGRNPFHAGETHHYPQFARDSTAVHCAIAGEWGEKTTIGVFHSMSAITALLAVVEGVWHWDALVLFDPPMVPPEGSPLRGPRITAGEVQRDANLIRQNRFRNPEELAEVFRYLNQFRRLRKGVAELNARSVMRFDPACGDWLLCCPGPVEAGLYTDVTELPIWRKPGPPARPLLIVGSDPEPEDAAKTASCCKLFCETFGIDYAVVPDTSHLLQLEEPEQCFALFSRFLADNGIGA
- a CDS encoding NAD-binding protein, whose translation is MKVLVSLIYSFLEAPETRRNLGVLLKFLAILVGTIVVYTILFHVIMVGLEGRDYSWITGFYWTLTVMSTLGFGDIVFHSDVGKIFSILVLLSGIILLLILLPFTLIRSFYGPWLEAQIRGRAPRQVPEDLAGHVIICGYDALAIGLIERLALYDIAYQLIEPDPAEAARKHREGLSVITGDVDSRETYISLRAPRARLILANLGDAVNTNITITARDVAPSVPIVATAEAEDSIDVLELSGCSHVLPLHQQLAARLANRVNAGHAEVHVIGGIRNLRIAEFAVHNTPFAGRTIRETQIREATGVEIVSVWERGKLLPARPDTYLSHASLLMVAGTEQQILELNLLLVIYDINYHPVLVIGGGKVGRATSRAIRRKDVDVHLIERNEALRARIGEIPSRLFIGDAADRDLLMEAGLNDTPAVVLSSSDDATNIYLAVFCRRLNPEVLILSRLTHPRNLEAIYRAGADFALSYTSQGVEDIFAQLHGQELLVIGEGVELFVVPAPPRLVGRDLGAAAVAERTGLTVVGVQQNGVVVTNPPPSTSLHKGSELIMLGNTEQRQAFSRDFG
- a CDS encoding amidase, with product MAGRKVPYDPKTANLLCYAAAVPAFLDGSDTPRAYLERCLETIEALEPEVKAFVRMNVEGAREAADAATARYKEGRPLSAVDGMPMAIKDVHETEDMPMEVGSPVLEGWQSGWDGAAVHALRKGGALILGKTVTTEFAFAAPGPTRNPWDVSRTPGGSSSGSAAAVGARMVPAATGTQVRGSVLRPAAYCGTYAIKASYGALNTLGGFPSAPSLAHLGILAGSLEDMWGTAWYISHTAGGDPGHPSLNGEPSLPPASKPRRVVRLETAGWDATLDETKAVFEGYVEELRSRGVAVAGRADDPEVEAVEHKLRELPEVILLMLTYEGRYPLALYADRCPELLSERVLERVEVGRGLTSADYAGALDWCRDFRRQWEAMAGRADAFVTLNSVDAAPVGMPVGNSIYGELSSVVGVPTLNLPLLALDAMPLGVQLLGYYRKDWELVGIGRWLAEG
- the modA gene encoding molybdate ABC transporter substrate-binding protein, whose translation is MTIRTLRVLAGVWILVAACGAPAAAAERLLVFAAGSLQGAVDEVARAYERAGGARVAVSYAASSVLARQIEQGAAADVYISASPKWMDRLERGRWLRPGTRGNLLGNRLVLVAPADRAAPVTIHTGFPLARILDGGRLAMGDPSYVPAGVYAKAALKTFGVWRTVADRLAGTPDVRRALALVARGEAPYGIVYATDAQADPRVAVVGVFPEHSHPSIDYSAAIPAASIHPEAERLLGFLWSPKAGAAFAAHGFAVREP
- the modB gene encoding molybdate ABC transporter permease subunit, with product MWSLSPAEVEALGLSVRVAAWSTAAGLPLAVAAAHVLARRDFWGKEVLNALLHMPLVLPPVVTGYLLLLLLGRRGFVGAWLEQTFGLVFAFRWTGAVVAAAVVAFPLMVRPIRLSLEAVDPRLEAAAKTLGANRFWAWLTVTLPLSLPGIVVGAILGFTRSLGEFGATVTFVSNIPGETQTLSLAVYSALQVPGGEPGAMRLTVIIVVVTIVALVASEMLGRYVARRTRGYASA
- the modC gene encoding molybdenum ABC transporter ATP-binding protein, translated to MLEVDVERRLGDFRIEARFRSERGVTALFGRSGAGKTSIVNMVSGLLRPDRGRIAVDGHVLFDSVAGVDLPPWKRRLGYVFQEGRLFPHLTVRRNLLYGRRFAPAAERYLAMEQAVELLDLGALLRRRPLSLSGGEKQRVAMGRALLSSPRALLMDEPLASLDVLMKREILPYIERLDEMGIPILYVSHSLDEVSRLARNLVLVSAGRVTASGEVDEILNRLDLWSPEDETETGTMLTTRVARHDAEGGITHLEFRGGELRVPLADIPEGVAVRVWIRARDVGVATERPRGLSLRNVLRGTLVEIGEGGAGPVTELRLRIGDTTLTALVTRGAVRELALAPGQEVYALIKSANLDRRQLSLVAAMAGPGSPL
- a CDS encoding MFS transporter codes for the protein MNSASRSTFSSLRNRDFRYLWAGTCFLSGGLWIQQVTLGWATYEMTGSSILLGAINGLRFVPFLIFSPLAGVAADRTDRRRLMMTTQWCILLTALGMGLVVSLGLLEVWHLFAFTLVTGVVWSFSEPVRQALIPDVVPRAELMNAVALNSAAFNFTKIIGPSVGGVLIVAFGLAGNFYIQSATYLFVLWMIYRMHVPVRISEAAGSSVLSNLREGIRYVWAEPVVFAVMATAMIPRLFAMPYQALLPIFQKDVLQVGADGLGLMMAAPGLGAMLAMLSVAHFASRVSRPGLLMLAALVLQGIFLALFALVHTLPLALLTLVIVGGFQVLFMSVSNMVLHMTVPDQLRGRVMSIYMLDRGITPAGALLAGISAHFVGAPYTVMGMGALVLALAAVVILFLPSLRKVRA